The nucleotide window CTATTGATTTAAGTTAGGGTCACATCTCTTGAATGTTATAATTGGAATGATACGATGCTATCTTATATAtaagtttaaaatttttttttcttgatcaagttagttaataaaaaaatttaagatgataTCATATAATCAATTTTAGTAGAAAGTGATTCACTTAACTTAGGAGACATCCTCAAAGCAAGAGAGTTCATCACTTAATGCTTATATAGGTATTTTCTAATTGATGAACTTGTTTAAAGTTATATGCATTTCTGACTTCTATAGAAAGACAGTTGTAATCTTGCTAAGACTTTCAAATTCACCTTTTTTTGGATGTAGAGAGTTATTTTTGTAATCGTTTTTTTAATCCTAATAAATAATGACATTTGtatcttatcttttattattcaAGGAAGTGGAGAGAGAATAATAATAGCCtaaatttctatatatatatatagggaaggTTGTGTGTGATGTGATCGATTAGCCGCGATGGGTCGTCACGAACTCGACGTCGAGGCCATGAGGATTTGAATTCTGACATGGCGTGCGACTCACCTGTCTCAGCCAAGACAGGGTACAACGACGCGCACGGAGTTCAGACGCCTGGCACACAGAGCTGGTGCGCGACCCAAAGCTTCAATTAGAGGTTATGGTATGTTTCCTGTCTCCATTGAGACGGGAGAACCCCCATCGTCTCCTTACGTGCGACGCACGGAGACTGGTGCGGGGTTCAGGGAGTTTTTGGCCAAGACAGGGTACATCGATGCCCCCGAGTTCAGCCGCCTGGTACAGCGCTCTGGTGGGGAGGCCACAGCCTGCTATGTGTTTCCTGTCTCATCGAGACGGGAGAGGCCCTCCTATCGTTCACGTGGCAAGCACGTGAGACCGCCCACGGAGGCGGTTGGTCATTCCACGTGGGCCTCGCCGGACCAGCGCTACCGCGTGCCGCGAAGCTTCGGAAGGCGAATCCCGTGTTGGACCCACCCGAAATGGCCAATAGAAGCGAGCGCAACTGTGATCCTTATAAGACCCGCGGGACAGAGTACCGCGAATCCGAAACCGGCACGACTCTCCTCCCTCTATAAATATGGCCTCCGCGCCCCGAATTGAGGCTGCTCTTTCCTCCGTCGGCGGAGCTCTAACCCtagttttcttttatttctgTCTCCGCCGCTTTCCCCGTCCTGATTCTGATCTGCGGCCCACTCGCCTTCGATCCCGCTTGCTTTGAGTCGCTTGATTCGATTGCCCCTCGATCGATCTCTGGCCTTGATCCGTGTGCCCCTCGATCGAGAGCGAGGAAGAGACAGTGGGAGCACGATGTCGCGGTGCTTTCCGTACCATCCGCCGCACATCGAAGAGTCCTTGATCGAATCAATCAAGGTTTGTTGAGCATCAATGCCGCTGCGATTGATTTCTTGCATTCTTGCTCGACTTCCTTTATTCGCGATCCGTTCGTCGCCACGATCTCTTGGTCACTTTAGTCTTAGATCGAACGAATTCTTGCGAAGTTGGAGTTCATAAGTTTGTAATCATATGTCAAATGGATAGAGGAATTGTAATCGACCACAATATGATTGGATTTTATTCCGTAGATAGTATTGTTTAGGaaattggttttttgttattcttctgGTGGATGGCTATGGAGTTCTTATGAAGATGAGTTGTTGGTTGGTAGATGAGATGCTCAGGTCAATTACAAGACTATTAAGCGGTTCTCTACACGAGTCTTGAGCTTTGAGTTTATAGATCTCCTATGAAAAAGCAATTAAAAGTGGATCTGCCAAGGTTAGATGTGGTACAGGTATGGGGAGCACTCTGATGTCAGATTAAGAAATTCCGAATTGGATCTTGATATGATTGATGTGGTCGATTAAAAGAAATCCTTAGGAGTTGATTTGTAGGTATACTATGAAAAAGCAATTCACATTTGCAACAGATCCTGTTATTTTTGCGCTTTCTTTTAATTGTCGGACCAGTATTTTGGTGGAAGTCATTTGATGGAAATCATGGATACTATCAAGAACCCTTGTAGTAGTTGCACTTTCTTTGTATTCTCTTTTTAGATGTTCCGGTTGTGGCATAGTAATTTCAAGGCAAAGATGAACGACTTGATTCCATTGGATTCTCATCAATGTATTTGCACTTAAAGTGAAATGGTTGTTTATATTAATTATCATGAGAGGTCTAATTATATTAGTCTCCTAATAAAGTTTATTAGCAAACAACTCCATCTTATGTCTCAAGCATAGCATCTGAGTTTTGAATGCTATCAGATTATtatgttagaattttgtttagagattgagaaatgcaGTCAGATCTAAGAGGATTGGCAATTTATTAACAGTAAAGCTTTTTCTCTAGTTCTAAACATTAATGTTAACAATCTGTATTGTTGAAAATTCTTGTTTGGTTGAAGTTCATATCCGTTGTTACTTTTTTTTGGAATATCTGAGCTTGAACAGATATCCGGGTTCAAATCCCGGCAACGGATTTatgaccaaaaagaaaaaaaaaagatccttGTAATTATAATATTCTTGGTCACTCTCTTGACAGGACTTCTTCATAGTTTGACTGCTAATGCAAATTGAGTCTTAGGGGAATGAATGATAGTGCGTAGAAAAGTTTTGGTTTACTATTTTCTTTAGTAATCAGGGTGAACGTATCAAAGATGCAAAGGTTCCTaagttcttattggtaaactaaatATTAGTTAAATGATTGGCTATATATTGCTATAGTGATTGTGTTTCCTGTTTTCCTCTCCTCATTACATTACCGTTCTGCCCTTTCTACCTGGAgtgttttttttctcaaaaatgatttttttagcaGCTGTGCGATTGGGTGTTTTGTGTAAGATAGATGTgtcaaaatataaaatatgaaacattctgAGATAGGCATCTCGATCCTATAATTGGGGGATACAATTGTTGTATGCAAACTTATAATAGATTTTACTGCTGGTAATTGGTTTGGGATTTCAGGAAGAATCTCTAATATATCTTACTAGGAGATTGAGTTGTAAGAACTGGTTTTGGAAGAATGTTATTCTATTTGGACTTTTCTGCTCAATGTGAAATATCATGCTATTGAAGCCTAAAGAGTGTCCTATTATATTGACTCGTACCTGTGTAATACATTCTCCGGTGTGCCTCTCTACTTTGCTTCCCCACTGTATATTCTTTGCTGGGGTTGACTATTCTTCTGGTGCACTGAAGCTCCAAAAAGAAAGCCAAAaggcaaagaagaaagaaaaaaagagggagagaaaGGAGAGGGAGAAGACCAATGAAAAGCTTGTGAACTCTCAGCACGAGGAGAACCATATCAAGAGAAAGCGTGAAGAGAAGAAGTTGGATCAGAATTTGTTCAGCCAAAAGACCAGCAATGATGTTATCCAGCAGCTGGAGAGAAGTGGCATTACAGAAGAACATGAGCTTCCATGTTCCATTCAGTATTCCCACGACTCCCCGGAGAGCTCTCAGGACAGCAATAAGAGGAGAAAACTTCTGCCCTCTGATTCCGGTCATAACAAGCATGGTACATTTTAGCTTTTTCTTCAAGTAGTGTTCCCTCTTTTTGAGCTTTGCATAATTTTAAACAATGACACTTatgttttcttctcttcttcatgaAGGAATTATCATTCGCATTAAGTTGCCAACATTGAAGCAAAGAGACTCAAAGCCACCATTACTATCGGTGAGTCAAGAAGATGCACAGCTACCATTGGCATCCTTGAAGAAAAGTGAGCCTAAGCCACTATTACCATCGGTGAGGCAAGCAGATGCACAGCTACCATTGCCATCGTTGAAGCAAAGAGAGTTGAAGCCACCATTACCATCGTTGAAGCAAAGAGAGCCAAAGCCACCATTACCATCGTTGAGGCAAGCAGACACAAAGCTACCATTGCCATTGTTGAAGCAAAGAGAGTTGAAGCCACCATTACCATCGTTGAGGCAAGCAGACACAAAGCTACCATTGCCATCGTTGGAGCAAAGAGAGCCAAAGCCACTATTACCATTGGTGAGGCAAGCAGACACAAAGCTACCATTGCCATCATTGACAAAAAGAGAGTCGAAACCACCATTACCATCGTTGAGGCAAGCAGATGCACGACTACCAGTGCCATCTTTGAAGCAAAGAGAGCCAAAGCCACCATTACCGTCCGTGAGGCAAGCAGATGCACAGGTGCCATTTCCATCGCTGAAGCAAAGAGGTCCAGAGC belongs to Musa acuminata AAA Group cultivar baxijiao chromosome BXJ3-5, Cavendish_Baxijiao_AAA, whole genome shotgun sequence and includes:
- the LOC103985793 gene encoding uncharacterized protein LOC103985793 isoform X2, translating into MSRCFPYHPPHIEESLIESIKLQKESQKAKKKEKKRERKEREKTNEKLVNSQHEENHIKRKREEKKLDQNLFSQKTSNDVIQQLERSGITEEHELPCSIQYSHDSPESSQDSNKRRKLLPSDSGHNKHGIIIRIKLPTLKQRDSKPPLLSVSQEDAQLPLASLKKSEPKPLLPSVRQADAQLPLPSLKQRELKPPLPSLKQREPKPPLPSLRQADTKLPLPLLKQRELKPPLPSLRQADTKLPLPSLEQREPKPLLPLVRQADTKLPLPSLTKRESKPPLPSLRQADARLPVPSLKQREPKPPLPSVRQADAQVPFPSLKQRGPEPRDTQTAAQVNVVVNNKSKQIADERPAVDEQPCFSGTAVETGLDREAAAPSHRTTSSKRIGSRTRQQEKFDELIVNWNPSPLQLELESSDAGSDDWLFGAPKQRGASSFAAESKSSNGSGSNAISSPQSRARYLPEFDMYQLPYTVPF
- the LOC103985793 gene encoding uncharacterized protein LOC103985793 isoform X1; protein product: MLLKPKECPIILTRTCVIHSPVCLSTLLPHCIFFAGVDYSSGALKLQKESQKAKKKEKKRERKEREKTNEKLVNSQHEENHIKRKREEKKLDQNLFSQKTSNDVIQQLERSGITEEHELPCSIQYSHDSPESSQDSNKRRKLLPSDSGHNKHGIIIRIKLPTLKQRDSKPPLLSVSQEDAQLPLASLKKSEPKPLLPSVRQADAQLPLPSLKQRELKPPLPSLKQREPKPPLPSLRQADTKLPLPLLKQRELKPPLPSLRQADTKLPLPSLEQREPKPLLPLVRQADTKLPLPSLTKRESKPPLPSLRQADARLPVPSLKQREPKPPLPSVRQADAQVPFPSLKQRGPEPRDTQTAAQVNVVVNNKSKQIADERPAVDEQPCFSGTAVETGLDREAAAPSHRTTSSKRIGSRTRQQEKFDELIVNWNPSPLQLELESSDAGSDDWLFGAPKQRGASSFAAESKSSNGSGSNAISSPQSRARYLPEFDMYQLPYTVPF